A genomic segment from Clostridia bacterium encodes:
- a CDS encoding sugar phosphate isomerase/epimerase family protein, whose product MSTYVHVRERLHPGLLDELSRGGAQAIEVFASRGHFDYTNRQHVREIANWFGTSGVEFNSMHSPMFNQTDWGNNGAPPLNIASIDRKSRIDAMDEIKRAIEVAEQVPFRFLIQHIGTGGENYDEHKFDAALTSLEHLRAFAKPLGVRLLVENIPNELSTPDRLLELIRISHFEDVGVCFDFGHAHLGEGVEVEFDLLKEHIRSTHVHDNKKDRDTHLWPGDGSIDWTQAMELLHSAPHVPPILMEIDGDPQGDPEFGKVVPVKMQQAWTKLERADATA is encoded by the coding sequence ATGTCGACTTACGTTCACGTACGCGAGCGGTTGCATCCCGGCCTGCTCGATGAACTGTCGCGCGGTGGTGCGCAGGCTATCGAGGTCTTTGCATCGCGCGGCCACTTCGACTACACCAACCGGCAACACGTGCGCGAGATTGCCAACTGGTTCGGCACCAGCGGCGTTGAGTTTAACTCCATGCATTCGCCTATGTTCAATCAGACCGACTGGGGCAATAACGGTGCGCCGCCGCTCAACATCGCCAGCATCGACCGCAAGAGCCGCATCGACGCCATGGACGAAATCAAGCGCGCCATCGAAGTTGCCGAGCAAGTGCCCTTTCGCTTTCTCATTCAGCACATCGGCACCGGCGGCGAAAACTATGACGAGCACAAGTTCGATGCCGCGCTCACCTCGCTTGAGCACCTGCGAGCCTTTGCCAAGCCGCTCGGCGTTCGCCTGCTTGTCGAGAACATCCCGAACGAACTCTCTACTCCTGACCGCCTTCTTGAGCTTATCCGCATCAGCCACTTCGAAGACGTAGGCGTCTGCTTCGATTTCGGCCACGCTCATCTTGGCGAGGGCGTTGAAGTCGAGTTCGACTTGCTCAAGGAGCACATTCGCTCAACCCATGTTCACGACAACAAGAAAGACCGCGACACCCACCTCTGGCCCGGAGACGGTTCCATCGACTGGACACAGGCGATGGAGCTGCTGCACTCCGCCCCTCACGTTCCGCCGATCCTTATGGAAATCGATGGCGATCCGCAGGGCGATCCCGAGTTCGGTAAAGTCGTCCCCGTCAAGATGCAACAAGCCTGGACGAAACTGGAGCGCGCCGACGCAACCGCGTAG
- a CDS encoding TetR family transcriptional regulator, which produces MAPRKRSHLGSRNQPELSRHTILQAAIQEFAAHGLEGARIDSIAQSARVNKALLYYYFRDKEGLYGAALDHTFGKLVETLDQVLDLDLAPAEKVLAYAGAHFDYVASNPIYQRLLQHELMRTGARNSLHFERIVSRHLRPVFGKLAVVLAKGTKLGVFRQVSPEQFMLSMVGVVVFYFSSMPITRAFSDLDLLAPTALRERRAAVLDFISAGLFRDPALADHVLGLPHITKADIPAADAQSASL; this is translated from the coding sequence ATGGCTCCTAGAAAACGCTCTCATCTCGGCTCCCGCAACCAGCCTGAACTCAGTCGCCACACAATCCTTCAAGCCGCCATACAGGAGTTTGCTGCGCATGGTTTGGAGGGCGCGCGCATCGATTCAATCGCACAATCAGCCCGCGTCAACAAGGCCCTGCTCTACTACTACTTCCGCGACAAGGAAGGGCTTTACGGAGCTGCGCTCGATCACACCTTCGGGAAATTGGTCGAGACACTTGATCAGGTACTTGACCTCGACCTGGCGCCGGCGGAAAAGGTGCTGGCCTACGCTGGCGCGCACTTCGATTACGTCGCGAGTAATCCTATTTACCAGCGCCTTTTGCAGCACGAACTCATGCGCACGGGAGCCCGCAATTCGCTACATTTCGAGCGTATCGTATCGCGCCATTTACGTCCGGTCTTCGGCAAGTTGGCCGTGGTGCTCGCGAAAGGCACAAAGCTTGGCGTATTTCGACAGGTTTCTCCCGAACAGTTCATGCTTTCGATGGTTGGTGTCGTAGTTTTCTACTTCAGCAGCATGCCGATTACGCGTGCTTTCAGTGACCTGGACCTGCTCGCTCCAACAGCCCTGCGTGAGCGTCGCGCCGCTGTACTCGACTTCATCTCGGCCGGCCTCTTCCGCGATCCCGCGCTGGCGGATCACGTTTTGGGCCTGCCGCACATAACCAAGGCAGACATCCCTGCCGCCGACGCTCAGTCGGCGTCATTATGA
- the asnS gene encoding asparagine--tRNA ligase, with protein sequence MEAVQTAPVTTIADIGKHEGQTVTIRGWLYNLRESGKLLFPIFRDGSGVIQGVVPKNAVAPEVFDAIKGLTQESSVIVTGKVRADKRAPGGYELDVSGVEVVQKVPDNEPYPITPKEHGVDFLMEHRHLWVRSARQAAILRTRAEIIKAARDFFDDRGFVLTDPPILTPAACEGTSTLFPVDYFGDEAFLTQSGQLYIEATAMALGKVYSFGPTFRAEKSKTRRHLTEFWMVEPEVAYATLDDIMRLAEDFISAIVTRVLEHRRADLEVIGRDISRLEKIAAPFPRISYDDAVKMLHEGFEKGELETKFEYGNDFGSPDETYISSKFDRPLMVHRYPAAVKAFYMEPDPNDSTKALCVDVLAPEGYGEIIGGSQRMGNYEALLKRIHEHNLPEEAFKWYLDLRKFGGVPHSGFGMGVERAVAWICGLDHVRETIPFARMLHRMYP encoded by the coding sequence ATGGAAGCAGTACAGACAGCACCTGTCACCACCATCGCTGACATCGGCAAACATGAAGGCCAAACCGTCACCATCCGCGGATGGCTCTACAACCTGCGCGAAAGCGGCAAGCTCCTGTTCCCAATCTTCCGCGATGGCAGCGGCGTCATTCAGGGCGTCGTTCCCAAGAACGCGGTTGCGCCCGAAGTCTTCGACGCGATTAAGGGGCTAACGCAGGAGTCCAGCGTGATCGTCACCGGCAAGGTTCGCGCCGACAAGCGCGCTCCCGGTGGCTACGAACTCGATGTCTCCGGCGTGGAAGTCGTGCAGAAGGTTCCCGACAACGAACCCTATCCCATCACGCCGAAAGAACACGGCGTCGACTTCCTGATGGAACACCGCCATCTCTGGGTGCGTTCGGCGCGACAGGCTGCCATCCTCCGCACGCGCGCCGAAATCATCAAGGCCGCGCGCGACTTCTTCGACGATCGCGGCTTCGTTCTGACGGACCCGCCGATCCTCACACCAGCCGCCTGCGAAGGTACGAGCACGCTTTTCCCGGTGGACTATTTTGGCGACGAGGCATTCCTGACGCAGTCCGGCCAGCTTTACATTGAAGCCACTGCAATGGCGCTCGGAAAGGTGTACAGCTTCGGCCCCACCTTCCGCGCCGAGAAGTCCAAGACGCGCCGCCATCTCACCGAGTTCTGGATGGTTGAGCCTGAAGTTGCGTATGCCACGCTCGACGACATCATGCGACTGGCGGAGGACTTCATCAGTGCGATCGTAACGCGAGTGCTTGAGCATCGCCGTGCCGACCTGGAAGTGATTGGCCGCGACATCTCCAGGCTCGAAAAGATCGCCGCACCATTCCCGCGAATCTCCTACGACGATGCAGTGAAGATGCTGCACGAAGGTTTCGAAAAGGGCGAACTCGAAACCAAGTTCGAGTACGGCAATGATTTTGGCTCGCCCGATGAGACCTACATCTCGTCCAAGTTCGATCGGCCCCTGATGGTGCATCGTTACCCGGCGGCGGTAAAGGCCTTCTACATGGAGCCTGATCCGAATGACTCGACCAAGGCGCTCTGCGTCGACGTGCTCGCGCCCGAGGGCTATGGCGAGATCATTGGCGGATCGCAACGCATGGGCAATTACGAGGCGCTGCTGAAGCGCATCCACGAGCACAATCTGCCCGAGGAAGCCTTCAAGTGGTATCTGGACTTGCGCAAGTTTGGCGGTGTGCCGCACTCCGGGTTCGGCATGGGCGTGGAGCGTGCCGTGGCGTGGATCTGCGGATTGGACCATGTGCGCGAAACCATTCCGTTTGCGCGCATGTTGCACCGCATGTATCCGTAG
- a CDS encoding MmcQ/YjbR family DNA-binding protein, which translates to MNTDSVRQHCLSLPYVTETVQWGDDLVFKVAGKMFVIMCLEPGKLALSFKATPEAFYELQEIEGIIPAPYMARAQWVALERFNVLRDDELRDRLNTSYRLVFEKLPRKVQQELEAGRFTTKKMPAGTKKPTAREAASPAAEKVAVSGAKKSTRKKSVQQTKHARSKTTGSR; encoded by the coding sequence ATGAACACCGACTCTGTCCGTCAGCACTGTCTTTCTCTCCCTTATGTCACGGAAACCGTGCAATGGGGCGACGACCTTGTATTCAAAGTTGCAGGCAAGATGTTCGTCATAATGTGCCTGGAACCGGGAAAACTCGCCCTCTCCTTCAAGGCGACTCCAGAAGCTTTCTACGAACTGCAGGAGATTGAAGGCATCATCCCTGCGCCCTACATGGCACGCGCGCAGTGGGTCGCGCTTGAGCGCTTCAACGTCCTGCGCGATGACGAACTCCGCGACCGGCTGAACACGTCCTACCGGCTCGTCTTCGAAAAACTTCCAAGGAAGGTTCAGCAGGAGTTAGAAGCTGGCAGATTCACAACCAAGAAAATGCCGGCAGGTACCAAGAAACCGACTGCACGCGAGGCGGCATCCCCGGCCGCGGAGAAAGTTGCGGTGAGCGGAGCGAAGAAGTCCACACGCAAGAAGTCTGTCCAGCAAACAAAGCACGCGAGAAGTAAGACTACGGGCTCTCGCTGA
- the ggt gene encoding gamma-glutamyltransferase, whose amino-acid sequence MRSQRARHALLVLLLLCFAANTSAAPMRPAHAPKAMVASVHEAATRAGLEVMRQGGNAIDAAVATGFALAVVHPQAGNIGGGGFLLARFADGDVHFLDFREKAPAKATVNMYLDEQGNVIDDLSLVGYKSIAVPGSVAGLVHAQKKWGKLPLPRVMVPAIRLARQGFPLSHEDAQDFRDEHLAKFPDSHRIFQRNGHFYEQGEMFRQPELARTLERIARNPDGFYRGALAKQVAAAIQQGGGLVTERDLADYNVVERQPIRGTYRGFEIISAPPPSSGGVALIETLNILEGYDLSKLGSRSAQSMHLTLEAFRRAFFDRAEFLGDPDFSPIPVAQLTDKKYARKWRESLSPDHATPSAELKRPSFGELDVNASLRLPMNWTEPEHTTHYSVVDPAGNAVSVTTTLNDSLGSRATAQGLGFLLNDEMDDFASKQGVPNGYGLIQGPANAIGPGKRPLSAMTPTIVLRDGKLFLVLGSPGGPTIITTVANVLMGVVDYGLNIQEAVNAPRFHHQWMPDSVRIENVGFSADTLTLLEGKGHRLSRRNYWGDAECIAIDPKTGERLGASDARNNGKALGY is encoded by the coding sequence ATGCGAAGCCAACGCGCACGGCACGCCCTTCTGGTACTCCTGCTTCTCTGCTTTGCGGCGAATACTTCTGCCGCGCCCATGCGACCGGCACACGCGCCGAAGGCCATGGTCGCAAGCGTCCACGAGGCAGCCACACGCGCCGGTCTCGAAGTCATGCGACAGGGCGGCAATGCCATTGATGCCGCCGTGGCTACCGGCTTCGCATTGGCAGTCGTGCATCCGCAGGCTGGAAACATTGGCGGCGGCGGATTTCTCCTCGCACGCTTCGCCGACGGGGATGTTCACTTCCTGGACTTCCGCGAAAAGGCGCCGGCCAAAGCCACGGTCAACATGTATCTTGACGAGCAGGGCAACGTCATCGACGACCTCAGCCTCGTCGGCTACAAGTCCATCGCCGTTCCTGGTTCTGTCGCCGGCCTCGTACACGCGCAGAAGAAGTGGGGCAAGCTGCCCCTGCCGCGCGTGATGGTGCCAGCGATCCGTCTTGCTCGCCAGGGATTTCCGCTTTCGCATGAAGATGCGCAAGATTTTCGCGACGAGCACCTGGCCAAGTTTCCCGACTCTCATCGCATCTTCCAGCGCAACGGCCACTTCTACGAGCAGGGCGAGATGTTTCGCCAGCCTGAACTGGCGCGCACACTCGAGCGCATCGCACGCAATCCCGATGGCTTTTACCGTGGGGCGCTTGCGAAGCAGGTTGCGGCTGCCATTCAACAGGGCGGTGGACTGGTCACGGAGAGGGACCTGGCGGACTACAACGTTGTCGAGCGTCAACCTATCCGGGGAACCTATCGCGGTTTTGAAATCATCAGTGCGCCGCCACCTTCCTCCGGCGGAGTCGCGCTGATCGAGACCTTGAACATCCTGGAAGGCTACGATCTTTCCAAACTCGGCAGCCGATCCGCACAGAGCATGCACCTTACGCTGGAGGCTTTCCGGCGTGCATTTTTCGACCGCGCGGAATTTCTCGGCGACCCGGATTTTTCGCCCATTCCGGTTGCGCAACTCACGGACAAGAAGTACGCGCGCAAGTGGCGCGAATCGCTTTCGCCCGACCACGCAACCCCAAGCGCGGAACTCAAACGTCCCAGCTTCGGCGAACTCGACGTGAACGCCTCGTTGCGTTTACCCATGAACTGGACGGAACCGGAACATACGACCCACTACTCTGTCGTCGATCCAGCCGGCAACGCCGTCTCTGTTACCACTACGCTCAACGACAGCCTCGGCTCGCGCGCGACCGCCCAGGGCCTCGGATTCCTGCTCAATGACGAGATGGACGACTTCGCATCCAAGCAGGGCGTACCCAACGGTTACGGACTCATACAGGGGCCTGCGAATGCGATCGGCCCGGGCAAGCGGCCGCTTTCGGCCATGACGCCTACGATTGTTCTGCGCGACGGCAAACTCTTCCTCGTTCTCGGCTCGCCCGGCGGGCCGACCATTATCACGACAGTCGCGAATGTCCTGATGGGCGTTGTCGATTACGGGTTGAACATCCAGGAGGCTGTCAACGCTCCGCGCTTCCATCACCAATGGATGCCCGATTCCGTTCGCATTGAAAATGTGGGATTCTCGGCTGACACGCTTACACTGCTGGAGGGGAAGGGGCACAGGTTATCGCGACGTAATTACTGGGGCGACGCCGAGTGCATCGCAATCGATCCAAAGACCGGCGAGCGCCTGGGCGCTTCCGACGCACGCAACAACGGCAAAGCGTTGGGCTATTAA
- a CDS encoding D-alanine--D-alanine ligase family protein, whose amino-acid sequence MKKLRVGILFGGRSGEHEVSLLSAASVLKAIDKKKYEVVPIGITKDGQWLTDLHAERLLRGETKAPGTDASHLRAGDPAATPGAALLAKGESVLVPPVPGDCSSLIPFETSGAHAAAHAVDVDVIFPVLHGTFGEDGTIQGLLELADIAYVGSGVLGSSAGMDKDIMKRLFRDAGLPIVKHVTVLRNEWESAPKKVRKLVESSLKYPVFVKPANLGSSVGISKVHEGGELAAAMDEAALYDRKIVIEQGVGGAKRKPREIECAVLGNDNPQASVCGEIVPIKEFYDYDAKYIDEGSELILPAKLSRRLQKQVQQMAIAAFQSVDCSGLARVDFLMDPQTEKLYLNEVNTMPGFTSISMYPKLWGATGIAYTELIDRLIQLGLERYAEKKKNRYTKA is encoded by the coding sequence ATGAAGAAACTTCGCGTCGGCATTCTCTTTGGCGGTCGCAGCGGTGAGCATGAAGTCTCGCTGCTGTCCGCCGCATCCGTTCTCAAGGCCATCGACAAGAAGAAGTACGAAGTCGTCCCCATCGGCATCACCAAAGACGGCCAGTGGCTGACCGATCTGCACGCCGAGCGCCTGCTGCGTGGCGAAACGAAAGCGCCAGGCACCGATGCCTCGCATTTGCGCGCGGGCGATCCGGCCGCAACACCCGGCGCGGCGCTGCTCGCCAAGGGCGAGTCCGTCCTCGTGCCGCCCGTCCCCGGAGATTGTTCGTCCCTCATCCCGTTTGAGACATCGGGCGCGCACGCCGCCGCTCATGCCGTTGATGTAGATGTCATCTTTCCTGTGCTCCACGGCACCTTCGGCGAAGACGGCACGATCCAGGGTTTGCTCGAACTCGCCGACATCGCCTACGTTGGTTCTGGCGTTCTTGGCTCCTCGGCGGGCATGGACAAAGACATTATGAAGCGGCTGTTCCGCGATGCTGGCCTGCCCATCGTGAAGCACGTTACCGTGCTCCGCAACGAGTGGGAGAGCGCGCCGAAGAAGGTTCGCAAGTTGGTCGAGAGCTCTCTGAAGTATCCGGTGTTTGTGAAGCCGGCGAACCTTGGCTCGTCCGTCGGTATCAGCAAGGTGCACGAGGGCGGCGAACTCGCGGCAGCCATGGATGAAGCTGCACTGTATGACCGCAAGATCGTCATCGAGCAGGGGGTCGGGGGAGCAAAGCGCAAGCCTCGCGAGATCGAGTGTGCCGTGCTCGGCAACGACAATCCGCAGGCTTCTGTCTGCGGCGAAATCGTGCCCATTAAAGAATTTTATGACTACGACGCAAAATACATCGACGAAGGTTCGGAGCTGATTTTGCCCGCAAAGCTTTCGCGCCGTTTGCAGAAGCAGGTGCAGCAGATGGCGATTGCGGCATTTCAGTCCGTGGACTGCTCAGGCCTCGCGCGTGTCGATTTCCTGATGGATCCGCAAACGGAGAAGTTGTACTTGAACGAAGTGAACACCATGCCGGGCTTCACCTCCATCAGCATGTATCCCAAGCTCTGGGGTGCCACAGGCATCGCTTATACTGAGCTCATCGACCGCCTCATTCAGCTTGGCCTCGAACGCTACGCCGAGAAGAAGAAGAATCGCTACACCAAGGCATAG
- a CDS encoding lipocalin-like domain-containing protein gives MKRLGFVCIFTSCVAAAALIGTPQIDAQATSGKAKRAVRARTAAAKMLPELKPFIGTWKLVSSMETLADGTVRPYGFGPNAVGYLMYDATAHMCAQVVNPDRPRWRNPEKPTPEEVKTAFDGFGGYCGTYSVDEKASTATHLPEVPFDPNIVGQPKPRTYRFDGDRLIYSGSESGEQGETRWEMVWERVR, from the coding sequence ATGAAGCGACTCGGGTTCGTCTGCATTTTCACGAGCTGCGTGGCAGCAGCGGCACTGATCGGAACTCCGCAAATCGACGCGCAGGCTACCTCCGGGAAGGCGAAGCGGGCTGTGCGTGCGCGCACAGCGGCTGCCAAAATGCTTCCGGAGCTGAAGCCGTTCATCGGCACATGGAAGCTAGTGTCGTCCATGGAGACGCTTGCGGACGGCACGGTACGGCCGTACGGCTTTGGTCCGAACGCAGTGGGGTACCTGATGTACGACGCGACCGCGCATATGTGCGCCCAGGTGGTGAATCCTGATCGGCCGAGATGGAGGAATCCCGAAAAGCCCACGCCCGAAGAGGTGAAGACTGCCTTCGACGGATTCGGAGGATACTGCGGAACGTACTCGGTGGACGAGAAGGCATCGACGGCCACGCATTTGCCGGAAGTGCCATTCGACCCGAATATCGTCGGTCAGCCGAAGCCGCGGACTTACAGGTTCGATGGCGATCGTCTCATCTACAGCGGCAGTGAAAGCGGAGAACAGGGCGAGACACGCTGGGAGATGGTGTGGGAGCGCGTGCGCTGA
- a CDS encoding DUF4097 family beta strand repeat-containing protein: MRRIFFAILVIVVTASSAFADQWNKAYQVGSKPSLRVLTNDGSVRISVSKGSMISAAVRTEGYKIATEDVRIIERQNGDSVELIVKVPERLHIGVVRQRRLEIAVTVPANTQLDLRSSDGSIRVFGTRAPASLSSGDGSIEVSDFEGPLQARTSDGSIRAAGRFDNLDLQTSDGSIQCEVRPGSRMANRWQVHSGDGSIRLRLPQEFAAELDAHASDGRVRSGMPVTISGKVSRNAIRGKLNSGGQLLEVSSGDGSISIDRW, translated from the coding sequence ATGCGCCGAATATTTTTCGCTATCCTCGTCATAGTGGTAACAGCTTCTTCTGCCTTCGCCGACCAATGGAACAAGGCTTACCAGGTCGGAAGCAAGCCTTCACTACGAGTTTTGACAAACGACGGTAGTGTTCGAATTAGCGTTTCGAAGGGCTCCATGATTTCAGCCGCGGTTCGCACGGAAGGCTACAAGATTGCGACCGAGGACGTTCGCATCATTGAGCGCCAGAACGGCGACAGTGTCGAACTGATCGTTAAGGTGCCTGAACGTTTGCACATAGGCGTCGTTCGTCAGCGCAGGCTTGAGATTGCGGTCACGGTGCCAGCCAATACGCAGCTTGATCTGCGATCGTCAGACGGCAGCATTCGTGTCTTCGGCACCCGCGCCCCCGCGAGCCTGTCGAGTGGCGACGGTTCCATAGAGGTCAGCGACTTCGAAGGGCCACTGCAAGCTCGTACTTCAGACGGCAGCATTCGTGCCGCCGGTCGTTTTGATAATCTCGACTTGCAGACGTCCGACGGCAGCATCCAGTGCGAAGTGCGTCCGGGCTCGCGTATGGCGAACCGCTGGCAAGTGCATAGCGGCGACGGGAGCATACGACTTCGCCTGCCGCAGGAGTTCGCGGCTGAACTTGATGCGCACGCTTCAGATGGACGTGTCAGGAGCGGCATGCCCGTCACGATTAGTGGAAAGGTCAGCCGCAATGCGATTCGCGGCAAACTTAATTCGGGAGGGCAGTTACTCGAGGTATCCAGCGGCGACGGGTCCATATCGATTGATCGCTGGTAA
- a CDS encoding cation:proton antiporter, which yields MTPEPRFFVDFAYVFVAALAGGLLARRLRQPLILGYVFGGILIGRFTPGPAISDLHFLEMLAEVGVILLMYSIGIEFSARDLLRVKWVALLGGFLGILLSIALGLAVGHLLGWTTAQGITIGAVISVASTMVLSRLLIDRGELHSRHGSVMIGITLVEDMAVVVMTVLLPSLSSIQNGNFLAIGIAFGKSALLLIPIGFIAYKLVPPIMTRVARTRSQELYLLVALALGFATAAVTQAVGFSLALGAFLAGMVISESEYAHQTLAQLLPLRDAFVALFFVTIGALIDPSTLFSNLPLLATLVALVIFGKFVVWGTVVLLFGYGVWTAILVAVGLTQIGEFSFILVQVARNAKLVGDDVYNATLATALVTILLNALLMRFVPAIIGRYRFAAEHNALGGATVEKLHDHVVLCGFGRVGSVVGTALETFGTPYVVVEIDPDIVKTLRSRGVPAIFGDPVHVNILEEANVADAALVVITLPQLDRALLAAEIARRLNPTVPIIARAHGKQDRDALIGIGATEIVQPEAEASLALIRRALDYLKVPGSKAAAYLSEFRSAVELAHYEPRETLAGLPQVREILITPGMATGESIGQQHVRERFGITILTITKEQDTVMNPPATARFEVGDRLRVFGLAEQIDSFDKSLRTPIRAEEAKQG from the coding sequence ATGACGCCAGAGCCAAGATTCTTTGTTGACTTCGCATACGTCTTTGTCGCCGCCCTCGCGGGAGGGCTTCTCGCAAGACGCCTGCGCCAGCCGCTTATTCTTGGCTACGTCTTCGGTGGCATCCTCATCGGACGATTCACGCCCGGTCCTGCGATTTCGGACCTGCACTTTCTTGAAATGCTTGCGGAAGTCGGCGTCATTCTGCTGATGTACTCGATTGGAATCGAGTTCTCAGCACGGGACCTGCTTCGCGTCAAATGGGTTGCCCTGCTGGGCGGCTTCCTGGGCATCCTGCTTTCGATCGCCCTAGGTTTAGCGGTTGGACATCTGCTGGGCTGGACTACTGCGCAGGGGATCACCATCGGAGCTGTTATTTCGGTTGCGAGCACGATGGTGCTGTCACGCCTGCTCATCGACCGCGGCGAGCTCCATTCGCGTCACGGCAGTGTCATGATCGGCATAACGCTCGTAGAGGACATGGCAGTCGTTGTCATGACCGTCCTGCTGCCTTCGCTGTCATCGATTCAAAATGGCAACTTCCTCGCAATTGGAATCGCGTTTGGCAAGTCCGCACTGCTCCTCATACCGATCGGTTTCATAGCCTACAAACTTGTCCCGCCGATCATGACGCGCGTCGCGCGCACACGCAGCCAGGAATTGTATCTGCTTGTTGCGCTGGCCCTGGGATTCGCGACTGCTGCCGTGACACAGGCCGTCGGCTTCTCTCTGGCTCTTGGCGCGTTCCTCGCAGGCATGGTCATCAGCGAATCGGAGTACGCGCACCAGACACTCGCGCAACTGCTCCCGTTGAGAGACGCGTTCGTCGCTCTTTTCTTTGTCACCATCGGAGCTCTCATCGACCCTTCCACCCTGTTCTCGAACCTGCCGTTACTGGCGACGCTCGTTGCACTCGTCATCTTCGGCAAGTTTGTGGTGTGGGGTACGGTTGTGTTGCTATTCGGCTACGGCGTGTGGACGGCTATCCTCGTCGCCGTTGGACTGACCCAGATCGGAGAGTTCTCGTTCATCCTCGTGCAAGTCGCGCGCAATGCCAAGCTGGTTGGCGACGACGTATATAACGCCACCCTCGCCACCGCACTGGTCACGATTCTGCTCAACGCTCTTCTAATGCGGTTTGTCCCGGCTATCATTGGGCGATATCGATTTGCCGCGGAGCACAACGCGCTCGGGGGCGCGACCGTGGAGAAACTGCACGACCACGTTGTCCTATGCGGATTTGGTCGAGTCGGCAGCGTCGTTGGAACCGCGCTGGAGACCTTTGGAACTCCCTATGTAGTAGTCGAGATCGATCCTGACATTGTGAAGACTCTCCGCTCTCGGGGCGTTCCGGCAATTTTCGGCGACCCCGTTCACGTAAACATCCTGGAGGAAGCTAACGTAGCGGACGCGGCGCTGGTCGTCATAACACTGCCGCAACTCGACCGCGCTCTGCTCGCCGCAGAAATCGCAAGGCGGCTCAATCCGACCGTCCCCATCATTGCCAGGGCACACGGAAAGCAGGACCGCGATGCGCTCATAGGCATCGGAGCCACGGAGATAGTTCAACCGGAAGCCGAAGCATCGCTCGCACTCATTCGCCGCGCGCTGGACTACCTGAAGGTACCGGGCTCCAAAGCTGCGGCTTACCTTTCAGAGTTCCGCAGCGCCGTCGAACTCGCTCACTACGAACCGCGAGAGACGCTGGCGGGCTTGCCCCAGGTTCGCGAAATTCTGATAACACCGGGAATGGCCACCGGCGAAAGCATCGGTCAGCAGCACGTCCGCGAGCGTTTTGGAATTACGATTCTTACGATCACGAAAGAACAAGACACCGTGATGAATCCACCGGCTACGGCGCGTTTCGAGGTTGGCGATAGACTTCGAGTCTTCGGATTGGCGGAACAGATCGATTCATTCGACAAATCGCTGCGGACCCCAATCAGAGCCGAAGAAGCTAAACAGGGTTGA
- the rocF gene encoding arginase, which yields MISVPASFASIVSKKIRVIGVPLDLGQQRRGVDMGPSAVRVAGLETKLEAIGHVVEDAGNIEVTLAEQQNFGDPNARYLREITATCTSTAELVLKTLESGMVPLAIGGDHSMAVGTVSGVAEYYHRQNQNIGLLWIDAHSDINTPGTSPSGNVHGMPLGAIMGLGPAELAGIFGWSPKVRPENCVLVGIRDVDANEKENIRRAGIEVFTMRDIDERGMRSVMEEALRMAGRGTVGYHVSLDMDWIDPEDAPGVGTPVPGGATYRESHLAMEIIADHGRMTSFEIVEVNPVIDERNRTAELSVELALSAFGKKIL from the coding sequence ATGATCAGCGTACCTGCATCCTTCGCTAGCATCGTTTCTAAAAAGATTCGTGTCATTGGCGTACCGCTCGACCTCGGCCAGCAGCGCCGTGGAGTCGATATGGGGCCTTCGGCAGTCCGCGTTGCCGGACTTGAAACCAAGCTTGAGGCCATCGGCCATGTCGTTGAAGACGCCGGAAACATTGAGGTGACGCTTGCCGAGCAGCAGAACTTCGGCGATCCGAACGCGCGTTATCTCCGCGAGATCACGGCGACCTGCACCAGCACGGCCGAACTCGTACTAAAGACGCTGGAATCCGGCATGGTCCCGCTTGCCATCGGCGGAGACCACTCCATGGCCGTAGGTACCGTCAGCGGCGTCGCTGAGTACTATCATCGGCAAAACCAGAACATCGGCTTGCTGTGGATCGACGCGCACTCTGACATCAACACGCCCGGCACTTCGCCCAGCGGAAACGTGCACGGGATGCCGCTCGGCGCGATCATGGGACTCGGCCCTGCGGAACTTGCCGGCATTTTCGGATGGTCGCCCAAAGTGCGCCCGGAGAATTGCGTCCTCGTTGGTATCCGCGACGTTGATGCGAACGAAAAAGAAAACATTCGTCGCGCCGGAATCGAAGTCTTCACGATGCGCGACATCGACGAGCGCGGCATGCGCAGCGTCATGGAAGAAGCTTTACGCATGGCCGGACGCGGTACCGTCGGCTATCACGTCTCGCTCGATATGGATTGGATCGATCCTGAAGATGCGCCCGGCGTCGGCACTCCCGTCCCCGGCGGCGCTACCTATCGCGAGTCGCACCTGGCCATGGAAATTATTGCCGACCACGGACGCATGACCAGCTTCGAGATAGTCGAAGTCAATCCCGTCATCGACGAGCGCAACCGTACGGCAGAACTGTCAGTCGAGTTGGCGCTATCGGCGTTCGGGAAGAAGATCCTTTGA